TGTCATGGCGCCGCGGCAAACTTGCGCTGCATCCAGCGCCTACGGCCGCAAGTAGAGATAACCTTGCGCCTGGAGCTCGGCGAGACGAACCACGCCGCCTCTCTCCGCGCTGACGAAGCCGGGCAGCAGGTCCTTCAACGTGACGTTCTGCGCCTTCATCGTGTTGCCGCAAGCGGCGAGTTCGACGCCGTCCCTGGAGAAGTCGCCGATACGCTTGCTGACGTCGGGATTGGCGCGCGCCGAGTGAAACGCCTTCAACGCCGGTCCGTGGATCACCAGTGCGATCGTCACATGCTCGGGCCCGCCGACGCCGTCGATATGGTTCCGGATGTTGCCGAGCACGAAATTGACCTTCTCGGCATCGTTCAGGTGATAGGCCACCTTGAGCTTGTCGCTCGCATTGGTCGCTGTTGCAGCTTT
The DNA window shown above is from Bradyrhizobium sp. CB1650 and carries:
- a CDS encoding DsrE family protein, which codes for MNRRNILWSAVSSLGAMYAVRGAKAATATNASDKLKVAYHLNDAEKVNFVLGNIRNHIDGVGGPEHVTIALVIHGPALKAFHSARANPDVSKRIGDFSRDGVELAACGNTMKAQNVTLKDLLPGFVSAERGGVVRLAELQAQGYLYLRP